TGTGTTAATGCCTGGGGCATTGTTTTTTTCTATGTCAGTAGATGCCTACATAGTAATTATTTTCAATATTAGTAATGTTTAAAAACTAATATTTCATTACTCTGTAGAGATACTGTATTAAAATAGGATATTACACACTTGGAAAGCTCTGCATGATGCAGATTTTTAAAGTCCTTTGTAATTAATTATgttctgttttgggtttttttttaacagactGCTGATTTGTTGACTAATGCTAAGCATTCTGTGAACATATAGTGTACAGTTCCTCAACAATAAGCTTGATTGGCATGAAATATTCTGTTTCTAAAGCTAACTCAACTTGTTTCCTAATAAACAAGTGCTCTTACTTTGTTTGTATTGAACTGTACTTCCACGTTTTTAGATGCATGTATTTATCTTGTTAAATATTCTACTTGTTTTGTCTCTCCTCTTGTTTGGCTTTGTATTACACACCAtctgatttggggtttttggttttgggggggggttaaCTTAATTGGTGTTAAGTGTTTCATGTAGTTTCAGTTTAGCTAAGCTGTTTTCTCTTGCATCAACACTAAATGCAAAAAAGGCAGTGTTCACAAAAAAAGCCTGGCTGGATAGGCCTTAGAAGAACCATCtcctgctgttttatttttatgttaattttGGTTACATGCTGTCTTGGACATGCTGTTACTCAATGGGACTAAAAGATTTATGGTACCATACTTTTCATATCAAATTAAAATGTGCTTAGAGAGGAATATTCAACCGGTGACTtgtctgcagctgctcagctgttGTCAGTGCTCCAGTCATGATGCAACACAGAGTTGTAACAATTTCTGAACCGGTGCTGTGGTCAGAGTTTCTACATTAGGTTTATGCTTGCGCTTTCTTTCTCctctggcaggaaaaaaatccaaacaagtGGGGGGGAAAATCATGTCCGGGGGAATAATGAGATTTGAACTTGTTTTCTAAGCTACTCAGTTGTGCTGTTACAAAGAGACCTACCTTACCCTTtcacattttttcagttttcttaaaTGCTGCAGTTATGTTATACTAAAGACTTCCAGGGAAATAGAAGAGGGCTCTGTGTTTGACCTGTCTTTGAGATGAGCAATCTCTCTGCTTTGTGTTGATGACCAAATTCATTAAGATGTGTATGAATGTAAAATTTCACCAACACTTGGTGGAAATTCATCAGCTGTGTAAGGAGTGCAGACAGAAATACCAAACATTAGTGTGCACTCTCACCCTTCTAAGTTTGTTCTCAAGCCCAGCAGGGATGAGAAAGGCAGGGGGAACTCAGCCATTACATTAAATAGCAGCCAGCTTGCTGAGCATGAGGTTTTAATGCCCCTGTCAATGGCACTTTGCTTCTACGGGAATTTTCTAAGGGAAGATTTTACTGTTGggaaagagagacagagattAAGAGATTTTGGAAATGCACTGTTCATAGATTTACTGCATGTTGGTCAGTTTTTATAGCTCACATTTGCTTTGTGACTGTAGCACCTCATCTCTCTACAATATATATTTGCCTAGAACAGAAAAACGTTACAGCTTTGGTCATGTAATATGTAAATCTAAATTACAGGACTTACTGCAGTCTGGTTGTAGGCTTGACCTTGTATTTCTCTTTCAAGTCCTGCATATGTATGTTATGTGGTCCAGTGCTTCTTTTCCATTAAAGAGGAATGGGCATCCTCCTTATGATGCAGTAATTGCAGCTCACAGATAGACACATTTACAACCTGCTACAGTCTCTTGATTTGTGTCTGGCAAGGAGCTTCAGCTAGCTCTGCATTTATatttggaaggaaaagcaaatgacAATTCCTAAAACTTCCAGTCATTCggttctgaaattaaaatacatatttgaaATCTTTCTAGGCTAGCACGTGAAAGGTTGTGTTCTTTTTGGGCCTTCTGATCTGCACCATGCTGTCTACTTGCCTCCCACTTGCAACATGAGAAGGTCACTGCTGCTTGCTGGGATGGAAGCAGGTGCTTGTATCAGTGGCAAAGGTCTGCTGAACAGTAGCATACTTAGGGGCTGGAGTGATGCAGGTGGGCTGCCCAGACTGTAGCCTGTGAAAAGCTTTCCCTGAAGCCTGCCTAGGATCAGATCTCAACCGTACAAGAATCCTCGGGTTTGGGGCTTAATTGGTTATGGCTTGCTAGCAGAAAGTGTGCCAGAATTTGCTAGTCCTTGGGACAGTATCTCTTGAAAGAGTTCCTTAGAGCAAAGCTAAATCCCTAACTGTAAGAAGCAGCATTTATGTAGTTAGAGGATTTGATCTTTtagggggtttttgtttgtaaaTTCTGCTGTCTGTTTTGACCTatatttcagtgaaataaaGATGCTACTTGCTTTCTGTTTTACTGTGAATGTACATTGCAATTCTTAATTTTCAAACCAAATAGTTCTCATGAGGTACTGTTTTAGTTGGGGAGAGATAAGCAATTGATATGAAGACTTCCGGGTTTATTTCAAAGGAGAATCCAGCACAAAACTTAAGAGGTCCTGAGAATTCAAATGCACAATTTACCTCCAAGATCATCTTGAGTACTGGGAATGCTGACAATTATATCCACAGGAATTGGTTTCCAGGGCTAAGTGGCAACTGTTTCTGCTGGCAAGCTGCTTAGAAGGTGATCAGTTGTAGCCCCAGCTCTCCATAGAGAGCAGCTGGCATGATTTTCTCAGGCATTTTCTTATGTAATCTATTTGGAATACATTGAAAGCTACTGAGTTACCCTGGGTCTACATGTGGGTAGTGAGCTAGTTAATGTCAGTTGTTGGTTTTAGCAGCATTTATTTACAGGCTTACAAAGATATTTTTCAATTTATAGGATAATATTGTGATTATCTGGGAGCATAAGGGGAGTCATGGTGCTTGCAGTCATGAAATGCTTCTTCAATTATTCAAGCTTCAGCCCTAGTTTTTAGTCATAAATTTTAGTGTTGTGTTGCCAAGAAAAATAAGAGGACAAAATCTATTAGAAGCAGTAGGTGAAGTGTTCTAATGGTAGTACCTTTGTGCTGTAAACCTGCCTCTTTCTTTCACATCATATTTCTAACCATCAGGCTTTAATCTGCCTGTGTGTGACATAAGGAACCTGAGCTTCTTCAGTTGTTCTTTAACTTGTAGACACACGTTCTTGCCATTTCTTAACTTCTGTTTTTGGTGAGATAAACTAATTTTCAGTCCTCCAGTTACTGGAATCACTATTTAAATTTACTTTACTCCTCCACTCCTTTTTATGAAGAGTAATTGCCAGAACTTGATATGATATTCCCATTGCTGTTGGTGCACCTCCCATGGCTTATTCAGCCTAGCCCTTCAATCATAGTGTCTTACCCAACATCTTCATCAccctctgcatttttttttttacgtcTGTTTTGTCATCGGACAGagtgctgcatttttaaaagtactttttcaATGATGGCTGGACTTTGGCTGCAATTAGACACTTTTTGTCTGCTTTCACATAGACTGCTTTCAAAGAAGTTTATCTTTTTTTGCTTACTAACATGAGCTGGGATCTTCTTAGGAGCccagggggtggggggaggttGTTTACTTCTAATAACATTAACTAATTCAGGCTTGGGAACATATTCTTGTACAAACTGAATAAAATATACACCATCATTAATGATTTTTCAGTTACAATCATATTACAAGATCTACTAGTTAGTCAGATTTAATCTCTCATGTTGCCTCAGAATTGGTTTAGTTCCCTAGTCAACATGTCATGGAGTAGCTAACTCTAATATATTACAGAGCATTTAGTAAGTTGCATCAACAttatcacttaaaaaaaaaattcttgttgTTTTCCCCAGGATTGATGGCACAGAAAGCAGGCTTATGATTTGTTTAGTGGTACTTTGGGAAATACTGGTGAGGAGCTGGCATTTTTCCAATCCTCTGCAGTTTCCCAGTTTTTCAAAGCCTTCTTGAAAATTTATATTGATGGGCAAGCTTTTCAAGCTTTCCCAGTGTGGAATGGTTCCTTGAGAACAGATTGCACAGCCAACATCTGTGAAGGGGGAgacctctgctctgcagcttcagAGAGTTAAATTACACATCCCTGCCCCCAAGTTAGGAAACAGAGGCTGATGCAAAGATAGGTGACTTTCACAAAATCTTGTTGCCAAGGAGCACTGAGCCCCCTGGTGTGACCAGATGACCAGAAACTGCCAAGCACCCTAGGTAGCTCCCTTCTAAACAGAAGAACACAAAAAGATCTGAAAGTGCAAAATAAAGTTTATTGGTTGTGCCACTGGCCAAAGTGTGTGAAGCCCAGCCCTTaacagctgctggaagggaaaGGATTTCAAATTTATATATTACCTTTTCCTGTAACAGCTGCAGCCTGTTCCTTCTCTGATCTCCAGGCTGGGCTTGCAGCCTTGGTTCCTGCGCATCCACTGTGCCTTCAGCCTCATGCTCACTGAGACGGAAAGTGCTCAAGTGGTGGCCCTGTCACGTAGCATGCTCTGAGTTATGTAATCAAGTGCTTCACAGGGGTTTAGAACTACCAGtgcagagaagagaaagcaCTAAATGAAATGCCTGTGGAGGACAACAGTGAATTAAGTAATCTATTAAATTTTTCATCTCTTGAGTCTATTCAAGCTCAGCAACATCAGCAGCAGTCTGAGTCTGAGAATTCAGAATCTTAAAATGAGAAAGTAATGGATGAAGAGCCCCTCATGAAACAGATATACATGGAACTGTAttgcttttctcccttttttttcctttctgaataCAGCAGCAGGACTTTTGTTCACCAAACTTATTATGTGTCCATCTTGGGTTTATCAACCTCCTTGCATATCAAGCTGAACATGAATCATTTGCTAAAAGGAAACTATTTCCTACTAGGGTGGATAATGCAGCATGAATGAAAGATATTTGACAGTCTTGCACAGCTCGGAAAGAAGCAAAgtgattttatttaatatagGATTAAATCAGACCACAAGAAAAGTCTCGTCTTAACTCTTCTCTCCCCTTCCACATTGTATGAGTGATGTAATGGAAATTTAAATGACTGTACATGAGCATAGCTCCCTTTCTATCACTGGAGGTTAGCTGACTCATAGCAGCAGAAAGTAAAATCCTTGTTCTTTGCTACTTTTCAGTGATTTCCCCATAATTTCAGGGGTTTGAGTTGTTTTTCAGGACACCATTTCAGTATTTGATAGCCTAATAAAGACTGATGAGAGGGCGATAATAATATTCTGCTACATGCCTTCTCTTCCTTCACTTTTCATCCTATTGTCCCCTTGTTCAAACTTTTTATCAGCATTTGAACagtgaagaggaaaaattatttatcaCACTCTCAGCCTGTTATTGAGGTGcagaacagggagaaaaaaggttTGTTTCTGGCTTATGACTAAAAATAAACTAGATGTGTGGTAATTTCTGTCACATGCATTTAATAGAGTGCCTCTATTTGTGTTTCTGCCTGTTACTGGGATGCCTGATGCAATTTGGGTTGATGCAGTCTAGGTGGTGTAAATCTGAGCCAGTGGGGTGAGCAGTACAAGGCTGAGGAAAGATGCATGAAGACAGACCACAGATGGGCGAGATAAACAGGGTCCCTGGGCTGTGACTGAGGCAGGTCTCTTTAATGGCTCTTAGCAACGCCCCTGCTCTGACCCTCCCTCTGTGTGAGGAAAATCAAATCAATACGCTGTTCTTCAAACCatgatgctgcagcagcagcagggtatTGTGGCAGCCTTCATCTCTTAAATTCATCTTCGCTTTTCAGTGTGCTGATCTCTGGATATCCATCCTTGCATCTCTGCTGAGGAAGACTCTGACTGCGTCTTTAATCGGATTGCTTGAGATCCCATGCACAACCTTCTTCTTATTAGCAAGTATTAGGTAGGCAATTTTAAAGTGCTTTTGGATTTGCAGGCAGCTGTAATGTTGATCTGACAACCCTATTGTAATCTCTGTAAATGTAGTAAAAGCATCTCTTTAAAACCTATTGTGTTTtaaatcttgctttttttctgtttctgtggttGGGCAAGGGGGActgctgttttttccttccttttaaaaGATATGTAGCTGATTTGTGCTTTTGTATCCCTCCCCTGTTCTTTGGAGCTATAACCCAGTGCATATACAGTTACTTGCAGTGTTGATGAACATCTGTTCAACTGTCTAACATTTAGGGCAAGCTGCTCACTCTTTTATCCTTTAATTTTCCTGTGCATACTTCAAAGGTATGGACTGGGACTCTGCCCACTGAGTAAGTTCTCCCTTGTTTCCAGAGATGGCTAACAGAGGACCAAGCTATGGCTTAAGCCGAGAAGTTCAGGAAAAGATTGAACAGAAATACGATGCAGAATTAGAGTCTAGACTGGTGAACTGGATTATTGTACAGTGTGGAGAACAGATAGAGCACCCTCCTCCTGGAAGGCAACATTTTCAGACCTGGTTGATGGATGGAACAGTGAGTGTTTTATCCAATTGCCCactttaatgtttttatttgcacAGTGCTCCTGTGTTCTGTCCTCATTTAGGTAAATTGATCAGAGCTCATGGTCAGTGCAGAAATATATGTCTTAGaatctgatttatttctttttgacCAAGAGTCTTAATCTCAGAATATAAATTATCCTACTAGTGCACTGAGATCAGTACAATATTTATAATTCTTATGAGTCATGCATGTTTTATATATAAGTATGACTCATTCCTTCAGCTTTTTCTCTCATGCTGTTAAATGagatctttttttaaaacaagatgTATACTTTTATCTTAAAGAAATAATCAGTGTTGAAAAGGAAAGGCGAAGAGATATAACAAATTTGAAGGACAGGATTGTGTCATAACTGTCTTCTTGGGAATAATTCTGTTGCTAAAACTTTGTTCCATTGATTTATTGAACAACAGGCAGatgctgctgtttgcagcagcTGTAAGACTATGCTAATCATTGAATCTCTGCCAAAGTGGCTTTAACAGCATTTCAATTGACATTGCTTAATTTTTGGCTTGGGCATTAGGCTTCTTCTCTGTCAGTTGTTATATAACCTCTACCAGTGATTGCTTTGTTGTTTCTAGCAGATTAGGATTTCTGTGGTTATGCTTTTGCCTCAGTTAATGAAAGCTTTAATGCTTTTCTAATATACTTTGATTATTATCAattcacttttttgtttttaactgaaGAAATTATGTCCCTAACAGAAACTGGCCAGGTCAAAAGCATTTTGCAACATCATTTCATGAGCACAAATTGCCTTCTAGTTTGGTGCCTGCTTTCTaattctgtttctgtctttATCTCTCAGCTGTTATGTAAGTTAATAAACAGTTTGCATCCAAAGGGAAATGAGCCTATTGCAAAGATCTCTGAATCAAAAATGGCTTTCAAGCAGATGGAACAAATATCTCAGTTCTTAAAAGCTGCTGAAATCTACGGAGTAAGAACAACAGATATTTTCCAGACAGTGGATTTATGGGAAggtaaaaataataaactgaAAGTCAGTTTACAGTCTTCATTTTACTTTGCTTTGATGTGCATTTTATCTTCTCTAATGTAATTAtcctttgtttctgtttgcCTTACCTCATTACCATGTTCTTCCAGTGCTGCATTATTTCCTCTGAGGGATTTATATTACCCTGAGGGCATAACAGAACCTTTCCAAGCTCATGTGTTATCCAAAACCCCATCATTCTGATAGAAATTCACAGGCCTAATAAAATAACTGTTCTCTCTGctaattatttcaaattaaatagcTCCTAATAAGAACATGGAAAGCCCTGATTTTCTGATGACAAAATTTTATTGAAATCTTCAAATTATAAGCAAAGCTTAAATTATCCTAAGAAGAGCTAAGAAATGCATTCCCAGGAGCATATGTGCCTCTGTGAAGCTTATTAGTGTTCATTTATGACTAATGAGAAACAAAACTCACTGCTTAATGCCATGTTGGCTGACCTTCTCTCTCTAAGGAGACAGTCTTTTAGGAGAGGTCACTAtggcaacagcaaaaaaaaactCAGAGTGCTCCTGTGGTTTTACAGTAAGGCAGGTGAAGTCTGTCTCCCTCCCAGGCTCGAAATGGAAACTGCTTGTTCTAGTTGCTAAAGAGCTGAGTCATTTGTGAATTCATGGGGCTGGTTTCTATGGTGGTACATCCCATCCTGGTGCTCTAACCAAACACACTGTATATCCTGCATCCCCCTGGACAAGGTGATGCAATGCTTTGGCT
The sequence above is a segment of the Haemorhous mexicanus isolate bHaeMex1 chromosome 2, bHaeMex1.pri, whole genome shotgun sequence genome. Coding sequences within it:
- the TAGLN3 gene encoding transgelin-3, whose translation is MANRGPSYGLSREVQEKIEQKYDAELESRLVNWIIVQCGEQIEHPPPGRQHFQTWLMDGTLLCKLINSLHPKGNEPIAKISESKMAFKQMEQISQFLKAAEIYGVRTTDIFQTVDLWEGKDMAAVQRTLMALGSLAVTKDDGCYKGDPSWFHRKAQQNRRGFSEEQLRQGQNVIGLQMGSNKGASQSGMTGYGMPRQII